In the genome of Doryrhamphus excisus isolate RoL2022-K1 chromosome 11, RoL_Dexc_1.0, whole genome shotgun sequence, one region contains:
- the bhlha9 gene encoding class A basic helix-loop-helix protein 9 has translation MSCSSVAESEISEEELEIGALGQGESEGSPKASFQDSESSTSSPSDPEEGQTKKRNRPVRSKARRMAANVRERKRIMDYNQAFNALRVALNHDLSGKRLSKIATLQRAINRISALSVFLSTNPPGKPCTHRECNRSSAAAPTPMAASQLEPTRVTMPRLEHQSYAPWHASVSQHLQPQQAPHVYRLPMEHHVYMDSSISSCPPSPHYPCYPTEGHLYTSRGHCGSPHEHPPSPLRFSQVGDGLGYQPGLWGSCTQGYMDTFVEPSPNLGLPWQMNYLQEQEHNFSVGSEIL, from the coding sequence ATGAGCTGCAGCAGCGTCGCAGAATCAGAGATCTCCGAAGAAGAGCTGGAGATTGGTGCTCTTGGTCAAGGTGAGAGCGAAGGAAGTCCCAAGGCATCGTTCCAGGACAGCGAGAGCTCCACTAGCAGCCCGAGCGACCCAGAGGAGGGTCAGACCAAGAAACGTAATAGGCCGGTTCGCTCCAAAGCTCGACGTATGGCCGCCAATGTCCGTGAGAGAAAACGCATTATGGACTACAACCAGGCCTTCAATGCTCTCCGGGTTGCCTTGAACCACGACCTTAGCGGCAAACGTCTCTCCAAGATCGCTACACTGCAGAGGGCCATCAATCGTATCTCTGCTCTTTCCGTGTTCCTGAGCACTAACCCTCCAGGAAAGCCTTGCACCCATCGGGAATGCAACAGGTCATCGGCGGCGGCGCCGACGCCAATGGCGGCTTCTCAACTTGAGCCGACAAGAGTGACAATGCCTCGTCTGGAGCACCAGAGTTACGCTCCCTGGCATGCATCCGTATCCCAACATCTGCAGCCCCAACAGGCACCCCACGTGTACAGGCTCCCCATGGAGCATCACGTCTACATGGATAGCAGCATCTCCTCATGCCCCCCTTCGCCACACTACCCGTGTTATCCCACGGAAGGACACCTTTACACTTCACGTGGCCACTGTGGCAGCCCTCATGAACATCCGCCAAGCCCACTGCGATTCTCTCAGGTGGGTGACGGGTTGGGGTACCAGCCTGGATTATGGGGTTCCTGCACTCAGGGTTACATGGACACTTTTGTGGAGCCGTCTCCAAATTTGGGACTTCCCTGGCAAATGAACTACCTGCAGGAGCAGGAGCACAATTTCTCTGTGGGCTCAGAAATACTGTGA